Proteins found in one Ammospiza nelsoni isolate bAmmNel1 chromosome 15, bAmmNel1.pri, whole genome shotgun sequence genomic segment:
- the LOC132079842 gene encoding putative P2Y purinoceptor 10 produces the protein MESNVSSRNCSDPQMSFQSTLYATTYTLIFIPGLLANSAALWVLCRFLSRKSKAVIFMINLAVADLAHVLSLPLRTYYYINHTWPFGSFLCQVCFYLKYLNMYASICFLSCISIQRYLFLLHPFRAKGWKRRYDVAISALVWLLVGAACLPLIIVRSPALSNSINSCFSDLGVKQLSPGAAIALVTVAELFGFVIPFGTIAWCTWRMWHSLREGPTALQDAGEKRKALRMVLMCAAVFFICFTPYHINFPFFMMVIENVIRDCALHRSTLRFHPISLCLASLNCCLDPVLYYFMTSEFQAQLLRHGCVALRTRLPPRRSSASGTDTAHDIRVRKRNLPRLKFWSLPKFFGQINSMDIPTVPPDELLLESIS, from the coding sequence ATGGAGAGCAACGTGTCCTCCAGGAACTGTTCTGACCCCCAGATGTCCTTCCAGTCCACCCTCTACGCCACCACCTACACCCTCATCTTCATCCCGGGGCTCCTGGCCAACAGCGCTGCCCTGTGGGTCCTGTGCCGGTTCCTCAGCAGGAAGAGCAAAGCCGTCATCTTCATGATCAACCTGGCCGTGGCCGACCTGGCCCACGTCCTCTCGCTGCCCCTGCGCACCTACTACTACATCAACCACACCTGGCCCTTCGGGAGCTtcctgtgccaggtgtgctTCTACCTGAAGTACCTCAACATGTACGCCAGCATCTGCTTCCTCAGCTGCATCAGCATCCAGCGGTACCTGTTCCTGCTGCACCCCTTCCGAGCCAAGGGCTGGAAGCGCCGCTACGACGTGGCCATCAGCGCCCTGGTCTGGCTCTTGGTGggggctgcctgcctgcccctcATCATCGTcaggagcccagccctgtccaactCCATCAACAGCTGCTTCTCGGACCTGGGCGTGAAGCAGCTCAGCCCCGGGGCCGCCATCGCACTGGTGACGGTGGCGGAGCTGTTTGGCTTCGTCATCCCCTTCGGCACCATCGCCTGGTGCACGTGGAGGATGTGGCATTCCCTGCGGGAGGGCCCCACGGCGCTGCAGGACGCTGGAGAGAAGCGGAAGGCCCTGAGGATGGTCCTCATGTGCGCCGCCGTCTTCTTCATCTGCTTCACCCCCTACCACATCAACTTCCCCTTCTTCATGATGGTGATCGAGAACGTCATCCGGGACTGCGCCCTGCACCGGAGCACGCTGCGCTTCCACcccatctccctgtgcctggcCAGCCTCAACTGCTGCCTGGACCCCGTCCTCTACTACTTCATGACCTCCGAGTTCCAGGCGCAGCTGCTGCGCCACGGCTGCGTGGCCCTGAGGACGCggctcccgccccgccgcagcagcGCCTCCGGCACCGACACCGCCCACGACATCCGCGTCAGGAAGAGGAATCTCCCCCGCCTCAAGTTCTGGTCTCTTCCCAAGTTCTTTGGCCAGATAAACAGCATGGACATCCCCACTGTGCCCCCCgatgagctgctgctggagtccATCTCGTGA
- the LOC132079844 gene encoding putative P2Y purinoceptor 10: MIHPPYTIPASSSNPVMTQSNQSCSHQDLPFKSILYATTYTLIFIPGLLANSAALWVLCRFLSRKSKAVIFMINLAVADLAHVLSLPLRIYYYINHIWPFGDVLCLLCFYLKYLNMYASICFLTCISIQRYFFLYHPFQAKSWKRRYDVAISALVWLVVGALCVPFPIMRSHGLGANTTSCFADLQVKPIDSKVGTVLMTGAAELLGFVGPLVIILFCTWKTRDSIRGFHVPEENSGERRKALRMVSMCAVVFCVCFAPYHINFFFYMLVKENVITDCLLSTITLYTQPFCLSLASFDCCLDPIIYFFMTSEFQEQISRHSSMAIRSRLMSKESASSMRE, from the coding sequence ATGATCCACCCACCCTACACCATCCCAGCCTCTTCCAGCAACCCAGTCATGACCCAGAGcaaccagagctgctcccatcAGGACCTCCCCTTCAAGAGCATCCTCTATGCCACCACCTACACCCTCATCTTCATCCCGGGGCTCCTGGCCAACAGCGCTGCCCTGTGGGTCCTGTGCCGGTTCCTCAGCAGGAAGAGCAAAGCCGTCATCTTCATGATCAACCTGGCCGTGGCCGACCTGGCTCACGTCCTCTCACTTCCTCTGCGCATTTACTACTACATCAACCACATCTGGCCATTTGGGGATGTCCTGTGCTTGCTCTGCTTCTACCTGAAGTACCTCAACATGTACGCCAGCATCTGCTTCCTCACCTGTATCAGCATCCAGCGCTACTTCTTCCTGTACCACCCCTTCCAAGCCAAGAGCTGGAAGCGCCGCTACGACGTGGCCATCAGCGCCCTGGTCTGGCTCGTGGTGGGTGCTCTCTGTGTGCCCTTCCCCATCATGAGGAGCCACGGGCTGGGTGCCAACACCACCAGCTGCTTTGCTGACCTGCAGGTGAAGCCGATCGACAGCAAGGTGGGAACGGTGCTGATGACCGGcgctgctgagctcctgggctTTGTGGGCCCACTCGTCATCATCTTATTCTGCACATGGAAAACAAGAGACTCCATCCGGGGCTTCCATGTCCCAGAGGAAAACAGCGGGGAAAGGAGGAAGGCCCTCAGGATGGTTTCCATGTGTGCCGTtgtgttctgtgtgtgttttgctcCCTATCACATCAACTTCTTCTTCTACATGTTGGTGAAGGAGAATGTCATCACTGACTGCCTCCTGAGCACCATCACGCTCTACACCCAGCCCTTCTGCCTGAGCCTCGCCAGCTTCGACTGCTGCTTGGATCCCATCATCTATTTCTTCATGACTTCTGAGTTCCAGGAACAGAtttccaggcacagcagcatgGCCATCCGGAGCCGGCTCATGAGCAAAGAGAGCGCCTCGTCAATGAGGGAGTGA